In a genomic window of Colias croceus chromosome 20, ilColCroc2.1:
- the LOC123700742 gene encoding copper homeostasis protein cutC homolog → MGESGHLEVCIDSLESAVNAINGGASELEVCSSLAEGGLTPSPGLVLEILNIVNEIRTSKKNCEETKNVKNIPKVNIMIRCRGGSDFNYSESEMATMLADVRHYKAMSVNSFVFGALNETRGIDKENCSRIIAEAHPIPVTFHRAFDLCSDPNVAMTEIIRLGFKRLLTSGQKQTAADEDALKLINHLQFKYGDEIEIMPGSGVTIDNVKKFIDMGCKFVHSSCKVVKKFDELENDLGMGAGKMYVTSEDVVRSMVQIIN, encoded by the exons GTCATCTAGAAGTGTGCATTGATAGCCTGGAATCTGCAGTAAACGCAATTAATGGTGGGGCATCAGAGTTAGAAGTATGCAGTTCCTTAGCAGAAGGCGGCCTTACACCGTCACCTGGTCTTGTGctggaaatattaaatatt gtCAACGAGATTAGAACATCCAAGAAAAATTGCgaagaaacaaaaaatgttaaaaat ATTCCAAAGGTCAATATCATGATTCGATGTAGGGGCGGTTCCGATTTTAACTATTCAGAATCAGAAATGGCTACAATGTTAGCAGATGTTCGGCATTACAAAGCAATGAGCGTCAACAGCTTTGTCTTTGGAGCGTTGAATGAAACGCGAGGCATAGACAAGGAAAACTGTTCTAGAATAATCGCTGAAGCACATCCAATACCAGTTACATTCCATAGAGCATTCGATCTATGCTCAGACCCAAATGTTGCCATGACAGAAATTATTCGACTTGGATTTAAACGGCTTCTTACTAGCGGGCAGAAACAAACAGCGGCAGATGAAGATGCGCTAAAGTTAATTAatcatttacaatttaaatatggaGATGAAATAGAAATTATGCCTGGATCAGGCGTGACCATAGATAATGTGaaaaaatttatagatatgGGTTGCAAGTTCGTTCATAGCTCTTGTAAGGTTGTGAAAAAATTTGACGAATTGGAAAATGATCTGGGAATGGGTGCGGGTAAAATGTATGTTACTAGCGAAGATGTGGTTCGATCCATGGTGCAGATAATTAATTAg